The Coleofasciculus sp. FACHB-T130 genome window below encodes:
- a CDS encoding leucine-rich repeat domain-containing protein, with protein sequence MSQMEELRQLILNSLDETELSLGGKQLASLPAEIGQLHSLTKLNLSLNQLASLPAEIGRLHSLTKLNLSLNQLASLPAEIGQLHSLTKLNLSLNQLASLPAEIGQLHSLKYLNLSLNQLASLPAKIGQLHSLTYLDLKYNQLASLPAEIGQLHSLTYLYLEGNQLASLPEKIGQLHSLRELDLGDNQFASLPPEIGQLHSLTYLNLSDDSIQDLSLLANHPNPELRVDCFGVELPRRYWTHLNQWQAEWLLTEPNAEVRRVLIQQIGCDRICQQLATQTIDTWREYTLLKIDADVDVEPIHLLKMTCPSTNHLHVLRVPPTLTSAREAICWVNWDVDPEAFAVET encoded by the coding sequence ATGTCGCAGATGGAAGAACTTCGACAGCTAATTCTAAATTCTTTAGATGAAACAGAACTCTCTCTGGGAGGCAAACAGCTCGCATCTCTACCAGCAGAAATTGGGCAATTGCATTCTTTGACAAAACTCAATCTGAGCTTAAACCAGCTTGCATCCTTGCCAGCAGAGATTGGGCGACTACATTCTTTGACAAAACTCAATCTGAGCTTAAACCAGCTTGCATCCTTGCCAGCAGAGATTGGGCAACTACATTCTTTGACAAAACTCAATCTGAGCTTAAACCAGCTTGCATCCTTGCCAGCAGAAATTGGGCAACTGCATTCCTTGAAATATCTCAATCTGAGCTTAAACCAGCTTGCATCCCTACCAGCAAAAATTGGGCAACTGCATTCTTTGACATATCTCGATTTGAAGTACAACCAACTGGCATCCTTGCCAGCAGAAATTGGGCAATTGCATTCCTTGACATATCTCTATCTGGAAGGCAACCAGCTTGCATCCCTACCAGAAAAAATTGGGCAACTGCATTCCTTGAGAGAGCTAGATTTGGGTGACAACCAGTTCGCATCCCTGCCACCAGAGATCGGGCAACTACATTCCTTGACATATCTCAATCTGAGTGACGATTCCATTCAAGATTTATCGCTGTTAGCCAACCATCCCAATCCAGAACTGAGGGTTGATTGTTTTGGTGTTGAGCTTCCTCGCCGCTATTGGACGCACCTGAACCAGTGGCAAGCCGAATGGCTGCTGACAGAACCCAATGCGGAAGTCCGGCGAGTGTTGATTCAGCAGATTGGTTGCGATCGCATTTGTCAGCAGTTGGCAACCCAAACAATCGATACCTGGCGCGAATATACCCTGCTCAAAATTGATGCAGACGTTGATGTCGAACCCATTCATCTGCTGAAAATGACCTGTCCCAGCACAAACCATCTTCACGTCCTGCGCGTTCCACCCACCCTCACCTCTGCCAGAGAGGCGATTTGCTGGGTAAACTGGGACGTTGA